The following coding sequences lie in one Manis javanica isolate MJ-LG chromosome X, MJ_LKY, whole genome shotgun sequence genomic window:
- the HCFC1 gene encoding host cell factor 1 isoform X4, with product MAAPRAEPRWKRVVGWSGPVPRPRHGHRAVAIKELIVVFGGGNEGIVDELHVYNTATNQWFIPAVRGDIPPGCAAYGFVCDGTRLLVFGGMVEYGKYSNDLYELQASRWEWKRLKAKTPKNGPPPCPRLGHSFSLVGNKCYLFGGLANDSEDPKNNIPRYLNDLYILELRPGSGVVAWDIPITYGVLPPPRESHTAVVYTEKDNKKSKLVIYGGMSGCRLGDLWTLDIETLTWNKPSLSGVAPLPRSLHSATTIGNKMYVFGGWVPLVMDDVKVATHEKEWKCTNTLACLNLDTMAWETILMDTLEDNIPRARAGHCAVAINTRLYIWSGRDGYRKAWNNQVCCKDLWYLETEKPPPPARVQLVRANTNSLEVSWGAVATADSYLLQLQKYDIPATAATATSPTPNPVPSVPANPPKSPAPAAAAPAVQPLTQVGITLLPQAAAAPPTTTTIQVLPTVPGSSISMPTTARTQGVPAVLKVTGPQATTGTPLVTMRPASQAGKAPVTVTSLPAGVRMVVPTQSAQGTVIGSNPQMSGMAALAAAAAATQKIPPSSAPTVLSVPAGTTIVKTVAVTPGTTTLPATVKVASSPVMVSNPATRMLKTAAAQVGTSVSSAANTSTRPIITVHKSGTVTVAQQAQVVTTVVGGVTKTITLVKSPISVPGGSALISNLGKVMSVVQTKPVQTSAVTGQASTGPVTQIIQTKGPLPAGTILKLVTSADGKPTTIITTTQASGAGTKPTILGISSVSPSTTKPGTTTIIKTIPMSAIITQAGATGVTSTPGIKSPITIITTKVMTSGTGAPAKIITAVPKIATGHGQQGVTQVVLKGAPGQPGTILRTVPMGGVRLVTPVTVSAVKPAVTTLVVKGTTGVTTLGTVTGTVSTSLAGAGGHSTSASLATPITTLGTIATLSSQVINPTAITVSAAQTTLTAAGGLTTPTITMQPVSQPTQVTLITAPSGVEAQPVHDLPVSILASPTTEQPTATVTIADSGQGDVQPGTVTLVCSNPPCETHETGTTNTATTTVVANLGGHPQPTQVQFVCDRQEAAAARVTSTVGQQNGSVVRVCSNPPCETHETGTTSTATTATSNMAGQHGCSNPPCETHETGTTSTATTAMSSLSTGQQRDAWHTCVASTTPTVVRVSVAAGAPERALGSVRPLCQTRQSSVSSSSMTVVATGAPCVAGPFLRPSLSLEAGGHSATFVQLAPPSGQVRSSGPSGKDSPAAGLGQLVSVGRQLEVHGTHTATIPTISCTALGAGEPREVRGTPMPAYESSPSATVTVTALEALLCPSAIVTQVCSNPPCETHETGTTNTATTSNAGSAPRVCSNPPCETHETGTTHTPTTATSSGGAGQDEGGQQLPTSRPCETHQTTSTGTTMSVSVGALLPNTAPSHRTLESGLEVAAPPTVAPQAGTSLLAVFPAQRVCSNPPCETHETGTTHTATTVTSNMSSNQDPPPAASDQGEVESTQGDSVNITSSNAITTTVSCPLTRAVTTVTQSTPVPGPSVPKISSLTETTPGALSTEVPIPATITVTIANTESSDMPFSAVDILQPPEELQASPGPRQQLPPRQLLQPASTPLMGDSAEVLSTSQTSELQAAVDLSSTGDPSSGQEPASSAVVATVVVQPPPPTQSEVDQLSLPQELMAEAQAGTTTLMVTGLTPEELAVTAAAEAAAQAAATEEAQALAIQAVLQAAQQAVMAGTGEPMDTSEAAAAVTQAELGHLSAEGQEGQATTIPIVLTQQELAALVQQQQQLQEAQVQQQHHHLPTEALAPADSLNDPTIESNCLNELAGAVPSTVALLPSTATESLAPSNTFVAPQPVVVASPAKLQAAATLTEVANGIESLGVKPDLPPPPSKVPVKKENQWFDVGVIKGTNVMVTHYFLPPDDAVPSDDDSGTVPDYNQLKKQELQPGTAYKFRVAGINACGRGPFSEISAFKTCLPGFPGAPCAIKISKSPDGAHLTWEPPSVTSGKIIEYSVYLAIQSSQAAGEPKSSTPAQLAFMRVYCGPSPSCLVQSSSLSNAHIDYTTKPAIIFRIAARNEKGYGPATQVRWLQETSKDSSGAKPATKRPMSSLEMKSAPKKSKADGQ from the exons ATGGCGGCTCCCAGGGCGGAG CCCCGCTGGAAGCGAGTGGTGGGCTGGTCGGGTCCAGTGCCCCGGCCCCGCCACGGCCACCGCGCCGTGGCCATCAAGGAGCTCATCGTGGTGTTCGGCGGCGGCAACGAGGGGATAGTGGACGAACTGCACGTGTACAACACGG CAACCAACCAGTGGTTCATCCCAGCCGTGAGAGGGGATATTCCCCCTGGGTGTGCAGCCTATGGCTTTGTATGTGATGGGACTCGCTTACTGGTGTTCGGTGGAATGGTGGAGTACGGGAAATACAGCAACGACCTCTATGAGCTTCAG GCAAGCCGGTGGGAGTGGAAGAGACTCAAAGCAAAGACGCCCAAAAATGGGCCCCCTCCATGTCCTCGGCTTGGGCACAGCTTCTCCCTTGTGGGCAACAAATGCTACCTGTTTGGGGGTCTGGCCAACGACAGTGAGGACCCTAAGAACAACATTCCAAG GTACCTGAATGACTTATACATCCTGGAACTGCGGCCAGGCTCTGGAGTGGTAGCCTGGGACATCCCTATCACTTATGGCGTCCTGCCCCCGCCCCGGGAGTCACATACTGCTGTGGTCTACACTGAGAAAGACAACAAGAAGTCTAAGCTGGTGATCTACGGAGGGATGAGTGGCTGCAGGCTGGGGGACCTCTGGACTCTGGATATCG AGACTCTGACATGGAATAAGCCAAGTCTCAGTGGGGTGGCACCTCTTCCTCGAAGTCTCCACTCAGCCACAACCATAGGAAACAA AATGTACGTGTTTGGTGGCTGGGTGCCTCTCGTCATGGATGACGTCAAAGTGGCCACACACGAGAAGGAGTGGAAGTGTACCAACACACTGGCTTGTCTCAACCTGG ATACCATGGCCTGGGAGACCATCCTGATGGACACGCTGGAGGACAATATTCCCCGAGCCCGAGCCGGCCACTGTGCCGTAGCAATCAACACCCGCCTGTACATTTGGAGTGGGCGTGACGGCTACCGAAAGGCCTGGAACAACCAGGTCTGCTGCAAGGACCTCTGGTACCTGGAAACAG AAAAGCCACCACCCCCAGCCCGGGTACAGCTGGTGCGAGCCAATACCAACTCCCTGGAGGTGAGCTGGGGGGCAGTGGCAACAGCCGACAGTTACCTTCTGCAGCTCCAGAAATATGACATTCCTGCCACGGCTGCTACTGCCACCTCCCCCACACCCAATCCAGTCCCATCTGTGCCTGCCAACCCTCCCAAGAgccctgctccagcagcagccgCACCTGCTGTGCAGCCGCTGACCCAAGTAGGCATCACGCTCCTGCCCCAGGCTGCCGCTGCACCCCCGACTACCACCACCATCCAGGTCTTGCCGACGGTGCCTGGCAGCTCGATTTCCATGCCCACCACAGCCAGGACTCAAG GTGTCCCTGCTGTTCTCAAAGTCACCGGTCCTCAGGCTACGACAGGAACCCCATTGGTCACCATGCGACCTGCCAGCCAGGCTGGGAAAGCCCCTGTCACTGTGACCTCCCTTCCTGCAGGCGTGCGAATGGTCGTACCAACACAGAGTGCCCAAGGGACG GTGATTGGCAGCAACCCACAGATGAGTGGGATGGCTGCATTGGCAGCTGCAGCCGCTGCCACCCAGAAGATCCCTCCTTCCTCGGCGCCCACAGTGCTGAGTGTCCCAGCAGGTACCACCATCGTCAAAACTGTGGCCGTGACGCCTGGTACTACCACCCTCCCGGCTACTGTGAAGGTGGCCTCCTCACCAGTTATG GTGAGCAACCCAGCCACTCGCATGCTGAAGACTGCAGCTGCCCAGGTGGGGACTTCTGTCTCCTCCGCTGCCAACACATCTACCCGCCCCATTATCACTGTGCACAAGTCAGGGACTGTGACGGTTGCCCAGCAAGCCCAGGTGGTGACCACCGTGGTGGGTGGGGTCACCAAGACTATTACCCTGGTGAAGAGCCCCATTTCTGTCCCAGGAGGCAGTGCTCTG ATTTCCAATCTGGGCAAAGTGATGTCAGTGGTCCAGACCAAACCAGTTCAGACGTCAGCAGTCACAGGCCAGGCATCTACAGGCCCAGTGACTCAGATCATCCAG ACCAAAGGGCCCTTGCCAGCTGGGACTATCCTGAAGCTGGTGACCTCAGCAGATGGCAAGCCCACTACCATCATCACTACCACGCAGGCCAGTGGGGCTGGGACTAAGCCCACCATCCTGGGCATCAGCAGTGTGTCCCCCAGCACCACCAAGCCTGGCACAACCACCATCATCAAGACCATCCCCATGTCAGCCATCATCACACAGGCGGGCGCCACGG GTGTGACCAGCACTCCTGGTATCAAGTCCCCCATCACCATTATCACCACCAAGGTCATGACATCAGGAACTGGAGCACCTGCCAAAATCATCACTGCTGTTCCCAAGATTGCCACTGGCCATGGGCAACAGGGAGTGACCCAG GTGGTGCTAAAGGGGGCCCCTGGACAGCCAGGCACCATCCTCCGCACTGTGCCCATGGGGGGCGTCCGCCTAGTCACCCCTGTCACTGTCTCCGCTGTGAAGCCTGCTGTCACTACACTGGTTGTGAAGGGCACCACAG GCGTCACAACCCTTGGCACTGTGACGGGCACCGTTTCTACCAGCCTTGCTGGAGCTGGGGGCCACAGTACCAGTGCCTCCCTGGCCACGCCCATCACCACCTTGGGCACCATTGCCACCCTCTCAAGCCAGGTGATCAACCCCACTGCCATCACTGTGTCAGCTGCACAGACCACGCTGACAGCAGCTGGTGGGCTCACAACCCCCACCATCACCATGCAG CCTGTTTCTCAGCCTACCCAGGTGACTCTGATCACAGCACCCAGTGGGGTCGAGGCCCAGCCTGTACATGACCTCCCTGTGTCCATTCTGGCCTCGCCAACTACAGAACAGCCCACAGCCACAGTTACCATTGCTGACTCGGGCCAGGGTGATGTGCAGCCCGGCACTGTGACGCTGGTGTGCTCCAACCCGCCCTGCGAGACCCATGAGACAGGCACCACCAACACCGCCACCACCACAGTCGTAGCTAACCTCGGGGGGCACCCCCAGCCCACCCAAGTGCAGTTCGTCTGTGACAGACAGGAGGCAGCTGCTGCTCGTGTGACCTCGACAGTGGGGCAGCAGAACGGCAGTGTGGTTCGCGTCTGCTCCAACCCGCCATGTGAGACCCACGAGACAGGCACCACCAGCACGGCCACCACTGCCACCTCCAACATGGCTGGGCAGCACGGCTGCTCCAACCCGCCCTGCGAGACCCATGAGACGGGCACCACCAGCACAGCCACCACCGCCATGTCAAGCCTCAGCACTGGCCAGCAGCGAGACGCCTGGCACACCTGTGTGGCCAGTACCACCCCCACTGTGGTCCGGGTCAGTGTGGCTGCTGGGGCGCCGGAGAGAGCCCTGGGTTCTGTCAGGCCGTTGTGCCAAACCCGCCAGAGCAGTGTGAGCAGCAGCAGCATGACTGTGGTGGCCACTGGGGCCCCATGTGTGGCTGGCCCGTTCCTCAGGCCAAGCCTGTCCCTGGAGGCTGGTGGCCACAGCGCCACATTTGTGCAACTGGCCCCTCCAAGTGGCCAAGTCAGGTCCAGCGGCCCCAGTGGCAAGGACAGTCCTGCAGCAGGCCTGGGTCAGCTGGTGTCTGTGGGGCGTCAGCTGGAGGTACATGGCACCCATACAGCCACCATCCCCACCATATCCTGCACCGCCCTGGGTGCAGGGGAGCCCCGTGAAGTGCGGGGGACCCCCATGCCTGCATATGAGAGCTCGCCTAGTGCCACTGTAACTGTGACAGCCCTGGAGGCACTGCTGTGCCCCTCAGCCATCGTGACCCAAGTCTGCTCCAACCCGCCCTGCGAAACTCACGAGACGGGCACTACCAACACCGCCACTACCTCGAATGCAGGCAGTGCCCCGCGGGTCTGCTCTAACCCGCCTTGCGAGACCCACGAGACAGGCACCACCCATACACCCACCACTGCCACCTCCAGTGGGGGTGCGGGCCAGGATGAGGGTGGGCAGCAGCTGCCCACCAGCCGTCCCTGTGAGACGCACCAGACCACGTCCACCGGTACCACCATGTCAGTCAGTGTGGGTGCCCTGCTCCCCAACACCGCCCCCTCCCACAGGACCCTGGAGTCCGGCCTGGAGGTGGCAGCACCGCCCACCGTCGCTCCCCAGGCTGGGACTTCCTTGCTGGCTGTTTTCCCAGCACAGAGGGTGTGCTCCAACCCCCCCTGTGAGACGCATGAGACAGGCACCACGCACACAGCCACCACTGTCACCTCTAACATGAGTTCAAACCAAG ATCCCCCCCCAGCTGCCAGTGACCAGGGAGAGGTGGAGAGCACCCAGGGCGACAGCGTGAACATCACCAGCTCTAATGCCATCACCACGACCGTTTCCTGCCCACTGACACGGGCTGTAACCACCGTGACACAGTCCACACCTGTCCCGGGCCCCTCGGTGCCG AAGATCTCATCATTGACTGAGACTACCCCAGGGGCTCTGAGCACCGAAGTCCCCATCCCAGCCACGATAACAGTGACCATAGCCAACACAGAATCTTCTGACATGCCCTTCTCTGCTGTTGACATCCTGCAGCCCCCAGAGGAACTCCAGGCCTCACCAGGGCCTCGCCAGCAGCTGCCGCCACGGCAACTCCTGCAGCCTGCCTCCACACCCCTGATGGGGGATTCCGCCGAGGTCCTGTCTACTTCCCAGACCTCTGAGCTCCAGGCCGCTGTGGATCTGAGCAGTACAGGGGACCCATCTTCAGGCCAGGAGCCTGCCAGCTCAGCTGTGGTGGCCACTGTGGTAGTTCAGCCACCCCCACCCACGCAGTCTGAAGTAGACCAGTTGTCACTTCCCCAAGAGCTGATGGCTGAGGCCCAGGCGGGTACCACCACTCTCATGGTAACAGGGCTCACCCCTGAGGAGCTAGCAGTGACTGCTGCCGCCGAAGCAGCTGCCCAGGCTGCAGCCACAGAGGAAGCCCAGGCCCTAGCCATTCAGGCAGTGCTCCAGGCCGCGCAGCAGGCTGTCATGG CAGGCACTGGGGAGCCCATGGATACATCTGAGGCAGCGGCAGCCGTGACCCAGGCAGAGCTGGGCCACCTGTCAGCTGAGGGCCAGGAGGGCCAGGCCACCACCATCCCCATCGTGCTGACACAACAGGAGCTGGCTGCTCTggtgcagcagcagcagcagctccagGAGGCACAGGTCCAGCAACAGCACCATCACCTCCCCACTGAGGCGCTGGCCCCTGCTGACAGCCTCAACGACCCAACCATTGAGAGCAACTGCCTCAATGAGTTGGCTGGGGCCGTCCCCAGCACTGTAGCCCTGTTGCCCTCCACAGCCACTGAGA gCCTGGCTCCATCCAACACATTTGTGGCCCCCCAGCCAGTCGTGGTAGCCAGCCCTGCAAAGCTGCAGGCCGCAGCTACTCTGACTGAAGTGGCCAACGGCATTGAGTCCCTGGGTGTG AAGCCAGACCTACCACCCCCACCAAGCAAAGTCCCCGTGAAGAAGGAAAACCAGTGGTTTGATGTAGGGGTCATTAAGGGTACCAATGTAATGGTGACACACTATTTCCTGCCACCAGATGATGCTGTCCCATCTGAC GATGATTCAGGCACTGTGCCAGACTATAACCAGCTGAAGAAGCAGGAGCTGCAGCCAGGCACAGCGTATAAGTTCCGTGTTGCCGGGATCAATGCCTGTGGCCGGGGGCCTTTCAGCGAGATCTCAGCCTTTAAGACATGTCTGCCTGGTTTCCCAGGGGCCCCCTGTGCCATTAAAATCAGCAAA AGTCCAGATGGTGCTCACCTCACCTGGGAGCCGCCTTCAGTGACCTCCGGCAAGATCATTGAGTACTCAGTGTACCTGGCCATCCAGAGCTCCCAGGCTGCAGGGGAGCCCAAGAGCTCCACCCCGGCACAGCTGGCCTTCATGCGGGTGTACTGCgggcccagcccctcctgcctcgTGCAGTCCTCCAGCCTCTCCAATGCCCACATCGACTACACCACCAAGCCCGCCATCATCTTCCGCATCGCCGCCCGCAACGAGAAGGGCTACGGCCCAGCCACCCAAGTCAGGTGGTTACAAG AAACCAGTAAGGACAGCTCTGGCGCCAAGCCAGCCACCAAGCGGCCCATGTCCTCCCTGGAGAT GAAATCTGCTCCAAAGAAATCTAAGGCAGACGGTCAGTGA